In Candidatus Paceibacterota bacterium, the following are encoded in one genomic region:
- a CDS encoding exo-alpha-sialidase, with translation MTVTMSSLAGVPPGLLTSEFIYRTAPFPSCHASTIAEAESGHLVAAWFGGTRERHPDVGIWLSRQVSGHWTAPVEVANGVQSATNRFPCWNPVLFQPRSGPLLLFYKVGPSPNRWWGMLMTSADGGQVWSKPRRLPDGILGPSKNKPVPLPNGDLLCPSSTEQGGWRIHFERTADLGETWQATPPVNDGKAIDAIQPSILCYPDDRLQAIGRTRQGSIFQVWSGDGGKTWAQMTLTALPNPNSGTDAVTLRDGRQLLVYNHCQKGRSPLNVAISRDGKQWQAALTLEDQPRKEFSYPAVIQTSDGLVHITYTWKRERIKHVVVDPTKLELRSLPARGD, from the coding sequence ATGACCGTGACCATGTCCTCTTTGGCTGGCGTCCCGCCTGGCTTGCTGACATCGGAGTTCATCTACCGGACCGCCCCCTTTCCTTCCTGCCATGCCTCGACCATCGCCGAGGCTGAATCGGGCCACCTGGTGGCGGCATGGTTTGGCGGCACTCGCGAGCGGCACCCCGACGTGGGAATCTGGCTCTCGCGCCAGGTTTCGGGACATTGGACCGCGCCTGTGGAGGTCGCCAACGGTGTGCAATCCGCCACCAACCGCTTTCCCTGCTGGAATCCCGTGCTGTTTCAGCCCCGGTCCGGGCCCTTGTTGCTCTTCTACAAGGTCGGCCCGAGCCCGAACCGTTGGTGGGGCATGCTCATGACTTCCGCCGACGGCGGCCAAGTCTGGTCCAAGCCGCGCCGGTTGCCGGATGGCATCCTCGGCCCCAGCAAGAACAAGCCTGTGCCACTCCCCAACGGCGACCTCCTCTGCCCCAGCAGCACCGAACAAGGCGGCTGGCGCATCCATTTCGAACGCACGGCTGATCTGGGCGAGACGTGGCAGGCAACCCCTCCGGTAAACGACGGCAAGGCAATCGACGCCATCCAGCCCAGCATCCTCTGCTACCCCGACGATCGCCTCCAGGCGATCGGGCGGACCAGACAGGGCTCGATCTTCCAAGTCTGGTCTGGCGACGGCGGGAAGACCTGGGCTCAGATGACGCTCACTGCGCTGCCCAATCCCAACTCAGGCACCGATGCCGTCACCCTGCGCGACGGACGCCAGCTCCTGGTCTATAACCACTGCCAGAAAGGCCGCAGCCCCCTCAACGTCGCCATTTCCCGGGACGGCAAGCAGTGGCAGGCGGCGCTGACGCTCGAGGACCAGCCCCGGAAGGAGTTCTCTTACCCCGCCGTCATCCAGACCAGCGATGGTCTGGTCCATATCACCTACACCTGGAAACGCGAGCGCATTAAGCACGTGGTGGTGGACCCGACAAAGCTGGAACTGCGCTCCTTGCCTGCCCGTGGCGATTAG
- a CDS encoding DUF4080 domain-containing protein translates to MPDIVLTTLNAKHIHTAFGLRYLLANLGPLRSAAALAEFDLGQRPVEIAEALLARQPKIIGLGIYIWNVAPATEVVAILKRVRPDITLVLGGPEVSFETESRPIVALADYTITGEGDLAFADLCRQLLSGGRPGSRIIPASPPELAELVLPYDLYDDHDVAHRVIYVEASRGCPFSCEFCLSSLDIPVRQTPLPALLDHLQHLLDRGVRQFKFVDRTFNLNLNAARAILQFLFEHHCPGHLFHFEIIPDRLPDALREIIARFPPGALQFEIGVQTFNEEVAARIQRRQDYARLEDNFRFLREHTGVHLHADLIAGLPGESLESFAAGFDRLVALRPHEIQVGILKRLSGAPIARHDTEWQMLYSPHPPYDILQNRLIEFPAMQNLRRFARYWDLVANSGNFRETTPLLWTHPPDAYAAPSPPNNHPSSTSGQPFSLSPSEGKRAGVRGSGVQTAIGGAGVHSPFAAFLRFTEWLYARTRRTDGIALLRLAELLFEYLTAVRRLDPAQTAAVLCRDYQRPGRRDTPRFLRSLLPASAQPPIPAPARPAAPKRQARHWA, encoded by the coding sequence ATGCCAGACATTGTCCTGACGACCCTCAACGCGAAGCATATTCACACCGCGTTTGGGCTGCGCTACCTGCTGGCCAACCTCGGCCCGCTGCGGTCGGCTGCCGCGCTCGCCGAGTTCGACCTTGGCCAGCGGCCGGTTGAGATTGCGGAAGCGCTCCTGGCACGGCAGCCGAAGATCATCGGGTTGGGCATCTACATCTGGAACGTTGCGCCCGCGACGGAGGTTGTCGCCATCCTCAAGCGTGTGCGGCCAGACATCACACTCGTCCTGGGCGGACCGGAAGTCAGCTTCGAAACCGAGTCCCGACCGATCGTGGCGCTGGCCGATTACACCATTACGGGCGAAGGAGACCTGGCCTTCGCCGACCTGTGCCGCCAACTGCTCTCCGGCGGGCGCCCCGGCTCCCGGATCATCCCCGCCAGCCCGCCCGAGCTCGCGGAGTTGGTGCTGCCTTACGATCTCTACGACGACCACGATGTGGCGCACCGTGTCATCTACGTGGAAGCTTCGCGCGGCTGCCCTTTCTCCTGCGAGTTCTGTCTTTCCTCACTTGACATCCCGGTGCGCCAGACCCCGCTGCCCGCCTTGCTCGACCACCTGCAACACCTGCTGGACCGCGGTGTGAGACAGTTCAAGTTCGTGGACCGCACCTTCAACCTGAACCTCAATGCTGCCCGCGCCATCCTCCAGTTCCTCTTCGAACACCACTGCCCCGGCCACCTCTTCCACTTCGAGATCATCCCCGACCGCCTGCCGGACGCCCTGCGCGAAATCATCGCCCGTTTCCCACCGGGCGCGCTCCAATTCGAGATCGGCGTCCAGACGTTCAACGAGGAGGTCGCCGCCCGCATCCAGCGCCGCCAGGACTACGCGCGGCTTGAGGACAACTTCCGTTTCCTGCGCGAGCACACCGGGGTCCACCTCCATGCCGACCTTATCGCGGGTCTGCCGGGAGAATCCCTCGAGAGCTTCGCCGCCGGGTTCGACCGCCTTGTTGCCTTGCGCCCGCACGAAATCCAGGTCGGCATCCTCAAGCGCCTTAGCGGCGCGCCCATCGCCCGGCACGACACCGAATGGCAAATGCTCTATAGTCCCCATCCGCCATATGACATCCTGCAAAACCGCCTCATTGAATTCCCCGCCATGCAGAATCTCCGCCGCTTCGCCCGCTACTGGGACCTCGTCGCCAACAGCGGCAATTTTCGCGAGACCACGCCACTGCTCTGGACCCACCCGCCCGATGCCTACGCCGCTCCGTCTCCTCCCAACAATCACCCCTCGTCTACCAGCGGCCAGCCATTCTCCCTCTCCCCTTCCGAAGGGAAGAGGGCCGGGGTGAGGGGTTCAGGAGTGCAAACTGCAATTGGCGGTGCAGGCGTTCACTCCCCCTTCGCCGCATTCCTGCGCTTCACCGAATGGCTCTACGCCCGCACCCGCCGCACCGACGGCATCGCTCTCCTCCGCCTAGCCGAACTGCTCTTCGAGTATCTCACCGCCGTTCGCCGCCTCGACCCCGCCCAAACCGCCGCCGTCCTCTGCCGCGATTACCAGCGCCCTGGCCGCCGCGACACGCCCCGCTTCCTCAGAAGTCTCCTGCCTGCGTCCGCCCAGCCACCGATCCCCGCCCCCGCCCGCCCTGCCGCCCCCAAACGCCAGGCCCGCCACTGGGCCTAG
- the rlmN gene encoding 23S rRNA (adenine(2503)-C(2))-methyltransferase RlmN: protein MSNDIRAQTAEELGTQFRAWGQPAYRVKQVLEWLYAHRATDWEAMTNLPRSLREELRRHFSLAVLELVRKQGARDTTQKFLWRLDDGALIESVLIPANPALYGEPSDRHTLCVSTQVGCAYGCKFCASGLAGWKRNLRVEEIVEQVLAVERWNAGERRGARGEERGEAESTQHATRNTQQASSYPQPRVVSNVVIMGMGEPLANYENLLKALRILNAPWGAGIGARKMTISTSGLAPQIRKLADEPLQFRLAISLHGATDETRNKIMPINRKYPLRELTAACEHYQQEKGRMITFEYVLIAGVNDNLDQVKPLAALARRLKAKVNLIPYNRVEGLPWERPAEAAQESFLRALEKQKVSATLRREKGGDIDAACGQLRLKTEQELAGRKQ, encoded by the coding sequence GTGTCGAACGACATTAGAGCGCAGACGGCCGAGGAACTGGGGACGCAGTTCCGCGCGTGGGGCCAGCCGGCATACCGGGTGAAGCAAGTGCTGGAGTGGCTTTACGCGCATCGGGCAACGGACTGGGAGGCGATGACAAACCTGCCGCGTTCGCTGCGGGAGGAGTTGCGGCGGCATTTCTCGCTTGCCGTGCTGGAGTTGGTGCGGAAGCAGGGCGCGCGCGACACGACGCAGAAGTTCCTGTGGCGGCTGGACGACGGGGCGCTCATCGAAAGCGTGCTGATTCCGGCCAACCCGGCGCTCTACGGCGAGCCGAGCGACCGGCACACGCTGTGCGTCTCGACCCAGGTCGGCTGCGCCTACGGCTGCAAATTCTGCGCCAGCGGACTGGCTGGCTGGAAACGAAACCTGCGCGTGGAGGAGATTGTCGAGCAGGTGCTGGCGGTTGAGCGATGGAATGCAGGCGAGCGGCGAGGGGCGAGAGGCGAAGAGCGAGGGGAAGCTGAAAGCACGCAACATGCAACACGCAACACGCAGCAAGCATCGTCTTACCCTCAACCCCGCGTGGTCAGCAACGTGGTGATCATGGGCATGGGCGAACCGCTGGCGAATTACGAGAACCTGCTCAAGGCGTTGCGGATTCTCAATGCGCCGTGGGGCGCCGGAATCGGCGCGCGGAAGATGACCATCTCGACCAGCGGCCTGGCTCCGCAAATCCGCAAGCTCGCGGACGAGCCGCTCCAATTCCGGCTGGCGATCTCCCTGCATGGCGCGACGGACGAGACGCGCAACAAGATCATGCCCATCAACCGCAAATACCCGCTGCGCGAATTAACCGCCGCTTGTGAGCATTACCAGCAAGAGAAGGGGCGGATGATCACGTTCGAATACGTCCTGATCGCCGGGGTGAACGACAATTTGGATCAGGTCAAGCCGCTGGCGGCGCTGGCGCGGAGGCTCAAGGCGAAGGTGAACCTGATTCCCTACAACCGGGTCGAGGGCTTGCCCTGGGAGCGGCCGGCCGAAGCGGCGCAGGAGTCGTTTCTGCGCGCGCTGGAGAAGCAGAAGGTCAGCGCGACGCTGCGGCGGGAGAAGGGGGGCGATATTGACGCGGCGTGCGGGCAACTGCGCCTGAAAACGGAGCAGGAATTGGCCGGTCGCAAGCAATAG
- the glgP gene encoding alpha-glucan family phosphorylase, whose translation MTKKPLTSEELREMTVSLNRVARNLWWTWNQEAQEVFQELSPRGWQNLYHNAVAVLHEVSDYELRSRLQDPDFCERVCEVLRLFELYMNDQRTWAHEHAPALRANPVAYFSAEFGFHETLPIAAGGLGILAGDHAKSASDLGLNFAGVSLFYREGYFQQAIDANNWQTEYYSQLNPKSLPVEPVLDEKGEPLVCRVDIGMNEVAFHAWRVNVGRVAVYLLDANRPENEQHFRDLTQRVYGGDSTTRIMQEMLLGIGGVRLLRALGIQPSVYHMNEGHAAFLTLELIREKLAAGTNFADAVTQTTAECIFTTHTPVEAGHDRFSPSLMDYAMHRYRAKIGAPFQEVMKLGQVNPHNAQEAFCMTVLALKLSRAANAVSELHGRVSRHMWHCLYPDCAEEQVPIGHITNGVHLLGWMKGTVRRFWQRKLKTSLEGEVPPGFRGTGQDWAAQVNSPEFWQRMADPDFITDEEIWAIRFKLRRELIEFARRRLLIQGQRLAHGDFIAFDQLLNPDALTIGFARRFATYKRAPLIFKQLENIIRLTRDMERPVQFIFAGKAHPRDDDGKRYIQYVIHLSKYSDLQGHLVFIENYDVHVARQMVSGCDVWLNTPRRPLEASGTSGMKAGCQGCLNLSILDGWWREGYDGTNGFAIGQDSHHESVEQQDRVDSDNLYAVLTQEVIPLFYQRDAQGIPRQWIQRIRRAMVTLVPHFTTTRMVREYAERYYLAK comes from the coding sequence ATGACCAAAAAACCACTGACAAGCGAAGAGCTGCGGGAAATGACTGTATCCCTGAACCGGGTGGCGCGAAATCTGTGGTGGACATGGAATCAGGAAGCGCAGGAGGTGTTCCAGGAGCTGTCGCCGCGCGGCTGGCAGAATCTCTATCACAACGCGGTAGCGGTCCTGCACGAAGTTTCGGATTACGAGCTGCGGTCGCGCCTGCAGGATCCGGATTTCTGCGAAAGAGTTTGCGAGGTGCTGCGGTTGTTTGAACTTTACATGAACGACCAGCGCACCTGGGCGCACGAACACGCGCCGGCGCTGCGGGCCAACCCGGTGGCATATTTCTCGGCGGAGTTCGGTTTCCACGAGACGCTGCCGATCGCGGCGGGCGGCTTGGGGATACTGGCCGGGGATCACGCGAAGTCGGCGAGCGATCTGGGCCTGAACTTTGCGGGGGTCAGCTTGTTCTATCGGGAAGGCTATTTCCAGCAGGCGATTGATGCGAACAACTGGCAGACAGAATACTATTCGCAACTGAATCCGAAGAGCCTGCCGGTCGAGCCGGTGCTGGACGAGAAGGGCGAACCGCTGGTGTGCCGGGTGGACATTGGGATGAACGAGGTGGCCTTCCACGCCTGGCGGGTCAACGTGGGGCGGGTGGCGGTCTATCTGCTGGATGCCAACCGGCCCGAAAACGAGCAACATTTCCGCGACTTGACGCAGCGAGTGTACGGCGGCGACAGCACGACGCGGATCATGCAGGAGATGCTCCTGGGTATCGGCGGCGTGCGGCTGCTGCGGGCGTTGGGGATCCAGCCGTCGGTGTACCACATGAACGAGGGGCACGCGGCGTTTCTGACGCTGGAGTTGATCCGGGAGAAGCTGGCGGCGGGGACGAACTTTGCGGACGCAGTAACCCAAACCACGGCGGAATGCATCTTCACCACGCATACGCCGGTCGAGGCGGGGCACGACCGCTTTAGCCCGAGCTTGATGGACTACGCGATGCACCGGTACCGGGCGAAGATCGGGGCGCCGTTCCAGGAGGTGATGAAGCTGGGCCAGGTGAATCCGCACAACGCGCAGGAGGCATTCTGCATGACGGTGCTGGCGCTGAAGCTGTCGCGGGCGGCCAACGCGGTGAGCGAATTGCACGGACGGGTGAGCCGGCACATGTGGCATTGCCTCTATCCAGACTGCGCGGAGGAGCAGGTGCCGATCGGGCATATCACCAACGGCGTGCACCTGCTGGGCTGGATGAAGGGGACGGTGCGCCGGTTCTGGCAGCGCAAGCTCAAGACCAGCCTCGAAGGCGAGGTGCCGCCCGGCTTTCGCGGGACAGGGCAGGACTGGGCCGCGCAAGTCAACTCGCCCGAGTTCTGGCAGCGGATGGCGGACCCGGACTTCATCACCGACGAGGAAATCTGGGCCATCCGCTTCAAGCTGCGCCGGGAGTTGATCGAGTTTGCGCGGCGGCGGCTGTTGATCCAGGGCCAGCGCCTGGCGCATGGCGATTTCATCGCATTCGATCAACTGCTGAACCCGGACGCCCTGACGATCGGTTTTGCGCGCCGCTTCGCGACCTACAAGCGGGCGCCGCTGATTTTCAAGCAACTGGAGAACATCATCCGCCTGACGCGCGATATGGAGCGCCCGGTCCAGTTCATTTTTGCGGGCAAGGCGCATCCGCGGGATGACGACGGGAAACGCTACATCCAGTACGTCATTCATCTGAGCAAGTACAGCGACCTGCAAGGGCACCTGGTATTCATCGAGAATTACGACGTGCACGTGGCCCGGCAGATGGTGTCGGGCTGCGACGTGTGGTTAAACACGCCGCGCCGCCCGCTGGAGGCTTCGGGTACCAGCGGGATGAAGGCCGGATGCCAGGGCTGCCTCAACTTGAGCATCCTGGACGGTTGGTGGCGCGAGGGTTACGACGGCACAAACGGCTTCGCCATCGGCCAGGACTCGCATCACGAATCAGTCGAGCAGCAGGACCGGGTGGACAGCGACAACCTTTACGCGGTGCTGACGCAGGAAGTGATCCCGCTCTTCTACCAGCGCGACGCCCAAGGCATCCCCCGGCAATGGATCCAGCGCATCCGTCGCGCCATGGTGACATTGGTCCCGCATTTTACCACCACGCGCATGGTGCGGGAATATGCCGAGAGGTATTACCTGGCCAAGTGA
- a CDS encoding PEP/pyruvate-binding domain-containing protein produces the protein MKPSLLPRQSAWRFLCGPKVSRISLRWLEWCCLPLLLLSASAQVAAPRLEILWPENANGWLRLNSTFHSNSVLTLHASANLSAWTNIGTLHNALLAYPDAASAAGGQRFYRVAAAERHATNDWKNQISYPSDPFQATNAPKSVTWVKFSILLDDPTRVYYQDSKKHLFHYDFATLRLPQFWGMSYAEFDAVSLYRTNQQVVMGAVLYPPAVTYAEYGVQFIGRDVYTPEEISNWFELVKATTYLSNSAEAYYMPTYEQSEMARTNAGGFAALGIPVASVDRWLTVNTCYSAGWALGRLKFFTAADVVAAYSDGRLQPGDILLTDGVPADTPLVAGIITLSPSTPNSHTAILSQSFGIPFVYVPNPEEQARVQSLVGHKVILRATVTSGVAEIKVLDVEGQLDPELEAQILELKVPAPINFLPKQPFGSIWTNTDFLVPTDIKHFGGKAANYGLLRRWIPTNCPVAIAFSFDLWDAFLDQTLPGGQTLRVEIATRLAPFTNYPPDVVSLKTNLAAIRDLFTKTASFTSAQQQAITNVLAGWFNPQRKIRFRSSTNVEDAEQFTGAGLYDSYSGCLLDDMDGDTAGPSHCDATDSKEKGVFLAIQKVYASFYNDDAVLERLMHRVDETQVAMGVLVHHSFPDEEELANGVATPTFTFTPSSTNVLGDIVTQLGAESVTNPDGSAVPEVVTGKRYNSISIPPTYTLTLKQYSSRVPLGDYVMDWQADYRGFLDLFTAIGCGFRQFYPTKNDFCLDFEYKKDVNLGLVVKQVRELPKASTTNSVTAFLIDEATTCSVRQAEFTSVFANHRLKSLWNLHTTNLWMTATNLGNGIYTYGSYEYPSNGTIQTLSGPLSGWPGASVSPSGSTNYWTTGAGAANSWFWRLETTLETNATGAQPPVFTQADFARKVGVTYATAMPTIDRSGVSGKVTNETVSLETQPVLTPGAILMQRTLHTNAVTVQTSFCWPERPNGILIYTAPLLQFVETRITGLTSEPIVLTNCYSQTYCPGHHNFTEEFIFEPRLDPSVPSTIINQLNAANIQLIYVCWSGGTNALMWRLGLDGRFGRL, from the coding sequence ATGAAGCCGTCTTTACTGCCTCGTCAAAGCGCCTGGAGATTCCTCTGCGGGCCAAAGGTTTCCCGCATCTCGCTCCGGTGGCTGGAATGGTGTTGCCTTCCACTGCTGCTCCTCTCGGCGTCCGCACAGGTCGCCGCGCCGCGGCTGGAGATTCTGTGGCCGGAGAACGCCAACGGCTGGTTGCGGCTCAATAGCACGTTCCACAGCAACTCAGTATTGACTCTTCACGCGTCTGCCAACCTGTCCGCGTGGACGAACATCGGCACGCTTCACAATGCGCTGCTTGCCTACCCGGATGCGGCCAGCGCTGCCGGGGGCCAGCGGTTCTACCGGGTGGCCGCCGCCGAGCGCCATGCGACCAATGACTGGAAGAATCAGATCAGCTATCCCTCTGACCCGTTCCAGGCTACGAATGCCCCCAAGAGCGTCACTTGGGTGAAGTTCTCCATTCTGCTGGACGACCCGACGCGGGTCTATTACCAGGACAGCAAGAAACACCTGTTCCACTACGACTTCGCCACGCTGCGGCTGCCGCAATTTTGGGGCATGAGCTACGCGGAGTTCGACGCTGTCTCGCTTTATCGTACCAACCAGCAGGTTGTGATGGGCGCGGTGCTGTATCCGCCCGCGGTCACGTATGCGGAATATGGCGTGCAATTCATCGGCCGGGACGTTTACACACCCGAGGAGATCAGCAACTGGTTCGAGTTGGTAAAGGCCACCACCTACCTCTCGAACAGTGCCGAGGCATACTACATGCCGACCTATGAACAGAGCGAAATGGCCCGGACCAATGCCGGCGGCTTCGCCGCGCTCGGGATTCCGGTGGCTTCCGTGGACCGGTGGCTAACGGTCAATACTTGCTATTCGGCCGGCTGGGCCTTGGGCCGGCTGAAGTTCTTCACCGCCGCGGACGTTGTAGCCGCCTACAGCGATGGCCGGCTGCAACCCGGCGACATCCTGCTAACCGACGGCGTGCCGGCGGACACGCCGCTTGTGGCGGGCATCATTACTCTGAGCCCGTCCACACCCAACTCGCACACGGCGATCCTGTCGCAGTCTTTTGGCATTCCTTTCGTGTATGTGCCCAACCCCGAGGAGCAGGCCCGTGTGCAGAGCCTGGTCGGCCACAAGGTCATTTTGCGCGCGACGGTCACCTCGGGCGTTGCGGAGATCAAGGTGCTCGATGTCGAAGGGCAACTCGACCCGGAGTTAGAGGCGCAGATCCTCGAACTCAAGGTTCCGGCGCCGATTAACTTCCTGCCCAAGCAGCCCTTCGGCTCAATTTGGACCAACACGGACTTTCTGGTGCCGACCGACATTAAGCATTTTGGCGGCAAGGCCGCCAACTACGGCCTGCTGCGGCGTTGGATTCCAACCAACTGCCCGGTCGCCATCGCCTTCTCCTTCGACCTGTGGGACGCCTTCCTGGACCAAACCCTGCCCGGCGGGCAGACACTGCGGGTGGAAATTGCCACCCGCCTGGCGCCCTTCACGAACTACCCGCCCGATGTCGTCTCGCTCAAGACCAACCTGGCCGCCATTCGTGACTTGTTCACCAAGACCGCCAGCTTCACGAGCGCGCAGCAACAGGCGATCACCAACGTGCTGGCTGGCTGGTTCAATCCGCAGCGAAAGATCCGGTTCCGCAGCTCGACGAACGTGGAGGACGCCGAGCAATTCACCGGCGCGGGGCTCTACGACAGCTACAGCGGTTGCCTGTTGGATGACATGGACGGCGACACCGCCGGCCCCTCGCATTGTGATGCCACCGATTCCAAGGAGAAGGGCGTTTTCCTGGCCATCCAGAAGGTCTACGCCAGCTTTTACAACGATGATGCGGTTCTCGAACGCCTGATGCACCGGGTGGACGAAACCCAGGTCGCCATGGGCGTGCTGGTGCACCACTCCTTCCCGGACGAGGAGGAGCTAGCCAACGGCGTGGCCACACCCACCTTCACGTTCACCCCCAGCAGCACCAACGTGCTCGGTGACATCGTGACTCAGCTTGGCGCGGAGTCGGTGACCAATCCCGACGGCAGCGCAGTACCCGAAGTTGTCACCGGCAAGCGCTACAATTCCATTTCAATCCCGCCAACCTACACGCTGACCCTGAAACAGTATTCGTCGCGCGTTCCGCTGGGCGACTATGTGATGGATTGGCAGGCGGACTATCGCGGTTTCCTGGATCTCTTCACCGCGATTGGATGCGGCTTTCGCCAATTCTACCCGACCAAGAACGACTTTTGCCTCGACTTCGAATACAAGAAGGACGTCAACCTCGGCCTGGTGGTGAAGCAGGTGCGCGAACTCCCCAAGGCCAGCACGACCAACTCAGTCACGGCATTTCTAATTGATGAAGCGACGACTTGCTCGGTGCGGCAGGCCGAGTTCACCAGCGTCTTCGCGAATCACCGGCTCAAGTCGCTCTGGAACCTCCACACGACCAACCTGTGGATGACGGCGACCAACCTCGGCAACGGGATCTACACCTATGGCAGCTATGAGTACCCCAGCAACGGGACGATCCAGACCCTCAGCGGTCCGCTCAGCGGGTGGCCCGGCGCGTCCGTCTCACCTTCGGGCAGCACGAATTACTGGACAACGGGCGCCGGCGCGGCCAATAGCTGGTTCTGGCGGCTGGAGACCACGCTAGAGACCAATGCCACGGGCGCCCAGCCACCGGTCTTCACGCAGGCGGATTTTGCCAGGAAGGTTGGCGTCACTTACGCGACGGCCATGCCCACCATTGACCGCTCTGGCGTTTCGGGCAAGGTCACCAACGAGACGGTCTCACTGGAGACCCAGCCGGTGCTCACGCCTGGGGCCATCCTCATGCAGAGGACCCTCCACACGAATGCCGTCACCGTCCAGACTTCGTTCTGCTGGCCCGAACGGCCCAACGGCATCTTGATCTACACGGCCCCCTTGCTGCAGTTTGTTGAGACGCGGATCACGGGCCTGACCTCCGAACCGATCGTGCTGACCAATTGCTACTCCCAAACCTACTGTCCCGGTCACCACAACTTCACGGAAGAGTTCATCTTCGAGCCGCGTTTGGACCCCAGTGTGCCATCCACTATCATCAACCAACTCAACGCCGCCAATATCCAATTGATCTACGTTTGCTGGTCAGGCGGCACCAACGCCCTCATGTGGCGCCTGGGCCTCGACGGCAGGTTCGGGCGGCTGTAG
- the cysK gene encoding cysteine synthase A, which yields MLTDNILDLIGRTPLIRLKSESIFAKAEFLNPGGSIKDRVALAMIEGAERDRRLRPDSIIVEPTSGNTGIGIALVGCLKGYTVRIVMPENMSEERKKLTRSLGAELVLTPAEASLGGAIERVREMQARDPRVFVPQQFENPDNPRVHYEETAHELWRQMNGDVAAFVAGVGSGGTLQGVGKFLREHKPGIRIVAVEPRNVSALLGHEPGLHQIQGIGDGFVPAVLDVKLVDEVIEVTDEDAIETTRALGRDHGLLVGISSGANVWAARQLARRITGNIATVLPDRAERYFSTALM from the coding sequence ATGCTCACAGACAACATTCTCGATTTGATTGGCCGCACACCGCTGATTCGCCTCAAGAGCGAGTCCATCTTCGCCAAGGCGGAGTTTCTCAACCCCGGCGGCAGCATCAAGGACCGCGTCGCGCTGGCCATGATCGAAGGCGCCGAGCGCGATCGTCGGCTGCGGCCCGATTCGATCATCGTCGAACCCACGTCCGGCAACACGGGCATCGGCATTGCGTTGGTTGGCTGCCTCAAGGGCTACACCGTCCGCATCGTGATGCCTGAGAACATGAGTGAGGAACGGAAGAAGCTCACCCGCAGCCTGGGCGCCGAACTGGTGCTCACCCCCGCCGAAGCCAGCCTTGGCGGCGCGATCGAGCGCGTACGGGAGATGCAGGCCCGGGACCCGCGGGTGTTCGTGCCCCAACAGTTCGAAAACCCGGACAATCCGCGCGTGCATTACGAAGAGACCGCGCACGAGCTGTGGCGGCAGATGAACGGCGACGTGGCGGCGTTCGTGGCTGGCGTAGGCAGCGGCGGCACATTGCAGGGCGTCGGCAAATTCCTGCGCGAGCACAAGCCGGGCATCCGCATCGTGGCGGTGGAACCCCGTAACGTGTCCGCCTTGCTGGGCCACGAACCCGGGCTGCACCAGATCCAGGGCATCGGGGACGGCTTTGTGCCCGCGGTGCTCGATGTGAAGCTGGTGGACGAGGTGATCGAGGTAACCGACGAGGATGCCATCGAAACGACGCGGGCGCTGGGGCGCGATCACGGCCTGCTGGTGGGCATCTCCTCCGGCGCGAACGTGTGGGCGGCGCGGCAGCTGGCCCGGCGCATCACCGGCAACATTGCCACCGTGCTCCCCGATCGCGCGGAACGCTATTTCAGCACCGCGCTGATGTAA